The Thermoproteota archaeon genome segment ACCCTCGACAGGCTGGAACTCTCGAGGGATCTCGGGCTCTCTTGAGTTCCCTCACTGAAACTCCCAACCCCAAATTTTTGCAGTGATCAAGCTTCTGACTCATCTGTCAATTCTTTTTCCTGAAGGTATAGAGCCTCAGACATCCGAAAAATCAAAATATAAGCCCCTGTTGGGACTCGGAGATGGAGATGGTGGAGAAGGCTGAGTATATCACCTCCGAAGTCGAGGATATGGTCGTTCTCCGTAACATCGTTAAGCGGTTCGGGAAGGTTGTGGCATCGGATCACGTCAACATAGAGATAAAGAGGAATGAATTCTTCTCCCTGCTCGGTCCCAGCGGCTCGGGGAAGACGACCCTCCTCAGGATAATCGCAGGCCTCGAGAAGCCTGATGAAGGCGTAGTCATCCTCGAGGGGAAGGACGTCACGAACCTCCCACC includes the following:
- a CDS encoding ABC transporter ATP-binding protein — protein: MVEKAEYITSEVEDMVVLRNIVKRFGKVVASDHVNIEIKRNEFFSLLGPSGSGKTTLLRIIAGLEKPDEGVVILEGKDVTNLPPYKRNIGMVFQHLALFPHMTVFENIAYGLRLRKFPEDEIKKRVYDALELVKMPP